In Paenibacillus phoenicis, one genomic interval encodes:
- the sdaAA gene encoding L-serine ammonia-lyase, iron-sulfur-dependent, subunit alpha, which yields MRFKNLRELAQLCERESRTISSIMIQDQVEESGQSEEEILAAMNEYYQIMKTAVHKGLTEDIVSTSGLTGGDAKRVEAYRNRSETSVGDIACQAMAYALAVSEVNASMGRIVATPTAGSCGIIPGVFVSAQERFGWEDEHLVRGLFCAGAIGYVIANNSFISGAEGGCQAEIGSAIGMAAGAMVELRGGTPEQAVHAVGLALKNTLGLICDPVGGLVEIPCIVRNGFGAVNALAAADMALAGVRSAIPSDEVIDVMLEVGSAMPSRHRETAQGGLAQTPTGRKIMKELRSRKK from the coding sequence ATGCGTTTTAAAAATTTACGTGAGCTGGCCCAGCTCTGTGAGCGGGAATCTCGCACGATTTCCAGCATTATGATTCAGGACCAGGTGGAAGAGAGCGGGCAATCGGAGGAAGAAATTTTGGCCGCCATGAACGAATACTACCAAATCATGAAAACGGCGGTGCATAAGGGGCTGACGGAGGATATCGTCTCCACAAGCGGGCTGACCGGCGGCGATGCCAAAAGGGTGGAGGCTTACCGCAATCGCAGTGAGACCTCGGTTGGTGACATCGCATGTCAGGCCATGGCTTATGCGCTGGCCGTGTCCGAGGTGAACGCTTCGATGGGCCGGATCGTCGCCACGCCGACGGCGGGCTCGTGCGGCATCATCCCCGGCGTGTTCGTCAGCGCCCAAGAGCGCTTCGGCTGGGAGGATGAGCATCTTGTGCGCGGGTTGTTTTGCGCGGGGGCCATCGGGTACGTGATCGCCAACAACTCGTTTATTTCCGGTGCAGAAGGGGGCTGCCAAGCAGAAATCGGATCGGCGATTGGGATGGCGGCCGGTGCAATGGTTGAGCTACGCGGCGGGACGCCGGAGCAGGCGGTGCACGCCGTTGGCCTCGCGTTAAAGAACACGCTGGGGTTGATCTGTGATCCCGTTGGCGGTCTCGTCGAAATTCCTTGTATCGTGCGTAACGGCTTTGGGGCGGTGAATGCGCTGGCTGCCGCCGATATGGCCTTGGCCGGTGTGCGCAGTGCGATCCCGTCGGACGAAGTCATCGACGTGATGCTGGAGGTGGGCTCGGCGATGCCCAGCCGCCATCGCGAAACCGCGCAGGGCGGGCTGGCACAAACGCCTACCGGCCGCAAAATCATGAAGGAGCTGCGAAGCCGGAAGAAGTAG
- a CDS encoding MFS transporter → MFSPSFWILLAVRIVQASGAGAVVSLSMVTLSRYVPIQRRGKAMALIMSAVSLAALPPCFCCRKF, encoded by the coding sequence TTGTTTAGCCCGAGCTTCTGGATTCTGCTCGCCGTTCGCATCGTGCAAGCATCCGGTGCCGGAGCGGTCGTTTCGTTGTCGATGGTTACGTTATCCCGTTACGTTCCGATCCAGCGGCGCGGCAAAGCGATGGCCTTGATCATGTCGGCCGTATCGCTGGCAGCTTTGCCACCTTGTTTTTGCTGCCGCAAATTTTAG
- a CDS encoding IS110 family RNA-guided transposase yields the protein MKLFVGIDVSSQELEACFMNADGDKLETLTVKNNLNGASHLRDQIVAAADKLAVTEIHIGLEATSVYSWHPAMYLHQDPALRERKAKVFTLNPKLISKFREAYADMDKTDRLDAWVIADRLRFGRLTTTIVMQEQYVALQRLTRMRFHLVHNLAREKQYFLQNLFYKCNAFTTEVDSSVFGHALMEMLSEKFSLDDIAEMDVADLADYLRDKGRNRFPDPERVARCIQQAARASYRLSKVVEDSIDLVLGTSIESIRSIQKQLKDLDKAIERVLDGIQGAQCLLSVPGIGKVYAAGLLGELGDIERFKDQAAVAKYAGLTWRRHQSGVFEAEDTARIKSGNRFLRYYLVEAANSVRMRDEEFGEYYRKKYHEVPKNQHKRALVLTARKLVRLVDVLLRSGQLYTPRRKVNSAKD from the coding sequence TTGAAGCTTTTTGTCGGTATTGACGTGAGCTCGCAAGAGCTCGAAGCGTGTTTCATGAACGCTGACGGTGACAAGCTTGAGACACTCACCGTCAAAAACAATTTGAATGGCGCCTCGCACTTGCGTGACCAAATCGTCGCTGCAGCGGACAAGTTGGCCGTCACCGAGATTCACATCGGCTTGGAAGCCACTTCCGTCTACAGCTGGCACCCTGCCATGTACCTGCATCAGGATCCAGCGCTTCGAGAGCGCAAGGCCAAGGTGTTCACCTTGAACCCCAAGCTCATCAGCAAGTTCAGAGAAGCCTATGCGGATATGGACAAGACCGACCGGCTCGACGCCTGGGTCATTGCGGATCGCCTGCGCTTCGGCCGCCTGACGACCACCATCGTCATGCAGGAGCAGTATGTCGCCCTTCAACGCCTCACGCGCATGCGTTTCCACTTGGTCCATAACTTGGCTCGCGAGAAGCAGTACTTCTTGCAGAACCTGTTCTACAAGTGCAATGCGTTTACAACCGAGGTCGACAGCTCCGTGTTTGGCCATGCGCTCATGGAGATGCTCTCCGAGAAGTTCAGCCTCGATGACATCGCCGAGATGGACGTGGCCGATCTGGCCGACTATCTGCGGGACAAGGGACGCAATCGTTTCCCCGATCCCGAGCGGGTCGCCCGCTGCATTCAGCAAGCTGCCCGCGCCTCCTATCGGCTGTCCAAGGTCGTGGAGGATTCGATTGACCTGGTGCTCGGCACCTCCATCGAATCCATCCGCAGCATCCAGAAGCAGCTCAAGGATCTCGACAAAGCGATCGAGCGGGTCCTCGACGGCATTCAAGGCGCTCAGTGCTTGCTGTCAGTGCCCGGCATCGGCAAAGTCTATGCAGCCGGTCTGCTCGGCGAACTCGGCGATATTGAACGGTTCAAGGATCAAGCCGCCGTCGCCAAGTACGCGGGTCTGACGTGGCGCAGGCACCAGTCCGGCGTCTTCGAGGCGGAGGACACCGCCCGCATCAAATCCGGCAACCGATTCCTGCGCTACTACCTCGTTGAAGCTGCCAACTCGGTTAGGATGCGCGATGAAGAATTCGGTGAATATTACCGGAAGAAGTATCACGAAGTGCCCAAGAATCAACACAAACGCGCCCTCGTCTTAACGGCAAGAAAACTCGTGCGTCTGGTCGATGTGCTGCTACGCAGCGGCCAACTCTACACGCCTCGAAGGAAGGTGAATAGCGCCAAGGATTAA
- a CDS encoding ArsR/SmtB family transcription factor produces MKVLYHPERDEIQLSSVLYALSDPIRLSVVAEMRRCGEQPCNYFEVPIAKSTLSHHIRTLREAGVISTRIQGTQRFISLREVDLESRFPGLLTSILEAYEKTEHKELNVKSK; encoded by the coding sequence ATGAAGGTTCTATATCACCCCGAACGGGATGAAATCCAATTGTCTTCCGTGTTGTACGCTTTAAGTGACCCGATTCGGCTTAGCGTTGTGGCGGAAATGCGCCGCTGCGGCGAACAGCCTTGCAATTATTTCGAGGTTCCCATCGCCAAATCGACGTTGTCGCACCATATCCGGACGCTGCGGGAAGCCGGCGTCATATCGACCCGGATCCAAGGCACGCAGCGGTTTATTTCGTTGCGGGAAGTGGATTTGGAGTCCCGCTTCCCAGGTTTGCTGACCTCGATCTTGGAGGCTTATGAGAAAACAGAACATAAAGAGCTAAACGTCAAATCGAAGTAA
- a CDS encoding SDR family NAD(P)-dependent oxidoreductase: MNIDLSGQIALITGATGQLGRVITRTLSACGAKVAIHYVNNEAKAQELLQEITEAGREAMIVRGDITKEADIQAMKAKVAAELGDPDIVVANAVVQYNWTSVLEQPAEDYVSQFESCVLQSVFLAKAFIPAMMGKRKGRFIGINTECAMQNFPNQSAYTAGKRGMDGVYRVLAKEVGEYGITVNQVAPGWTISDRDRELADRNDAAYIAGVPLKRRGEDQDIANAVAFLASELAGFITGAYLPVTGGNVMPAI, from the coding sequence TTGAATATTGATCTCTCAGGACAAATCGCGCTGATTACCGGAGCAACCGGCCAGTTAGGCCGGGTAATCACCCGGACGTTGTCCGCTTGCGGAGCGAAAGTGGCGATTCACTACGTGAATAATGAAGCCAAAGCCCAGGAATTGCTGCAGGAGATTACCGAAGCCGGCAGAGAAGCGATGATCGTGCGAGGCGATATCACGAAGGAAGCGGATATCCAAGCGATGAAAGCGAAGGTAGCGGCCGAGCTTGGCGATCCGGATATCGTCGTCGCCAATGCCGTGGTGCAGTATAACTGGACCTCGGTTCTGGAGCAGCCGGCAGAGGATTATGTGAGCCAATTTGAATCCTGCGTTCTGCAGAGCGTGTTTCTGGCCAAGGCGTTTATTCCGGCGATGATGGGCAAAAGAAAAGGTCGCTTCATCGGAATTAATACCGAGTGCGCCATGCAGAATTTCCCCAACCAGTCGGCGTATACGGCAGGAAAAAGAGGCATGGACGGCGTTTACCGCGTCCTGGCCAAGGAGGTTGGGGAGTACGGGATTACCGTTAATCAGGTCGCCCCGGGCTGGACGATCAGCGATCGCGACCGCGAGCTTGCGGATCGGAATGATGCCGCTTATATCGCTGGAGTTCCGCTGAAGCGGCGGGGGGAAGATCAGGATATTGCCAATGCGGTTGCGTTCCTGGCTTCCGAGTTAGCCGGTTTTATCACGGGGGCGTACCTCCCGGTGACCGGTGGAAATGTCATGCCGGCCATCTAG
- a CDS encoding DNA polymerase beta superfamily protein — translation MLACAWIERRGTPQPLGIELPVEAALPDLDSGLQEEIGLLLARKRSGAHPEPEPCLLRVDSYLSDRIEKFEQLASTWESQSPNTAPALSCWMKCSFLSCRKCGT, via the coding sequence GTGCTGGCTTGCGCTTGGATCGAGCGCCGCGGTACACCGCAGCCTTTGGGCATAGAGCTGCCGGTTGAAGCTGCATTGCCGGACTTAGACAGCGGGCTTCAGGAGGAGATCGGCCTGCTGCTGGCGCGTAAGCGGAGCGGAGCCCATCCGGAGCCTGAGCCGTGTCTTCTGCGAGTAGACAGCTATTTGTCCGACCGGATAGAAAAATTTGAGCAACTCGCATCGACCTGGGAATCCCAAAGCCCAAATACGGCCCCGGCTTTGTCATGTTGGATGAAGTGTTCATTTCTGTCCTGCAGGAAGTGTGGAACATGA